In uncultured Campylobacter sp., the following are encoded in one genomic region:
- the rpoB gene encoding DNA-directed RNA polymerase subunit beta — MLNSLYSGNRLRVDFSKVPKDIEIPNLLQLQKKSFDHFLNLDNSDGESGIEKVFKAIFPIHDAQNRLSIEYVSSEISKPKYSIRECMERGLTYSVNLKMKLRLLVHERDEKTGKKIGVKEIKEQDIFIRDIPLMTDRISFIINGVERVVVNQLHRSPGVIFKEEESPTVLNKLIYTAQIIPDRGSWLYFEYDVKDVLYVRINKRRKVPITILFRALGYKKQDIIKLFYPIKTIYIKKGKFLTDFDPKEYAGRLDYDIINEKGEVLHQASKRLTVKKAEKLAEDGLKLIEYPAEILAERYLADAIVDKNSGEVLFDSLTALDEGKLAKIANTEKKFTIANDLASGVDTSIINSFIQDADALKLLQQSEGIDDENDLAAIRIYKVMRPGEPVVKEAAKSFVNDLFFNPERYDLTKVGRMKMNHKLGIEAPEYVTVLTSEDIIKTAKYLIRVKNGDGFIDDRDNLGNRRIRSIGELLANEMHLGFIKVQKAIKDKFTSISGNLDELMPYDFVNPKIITTTLMEFFTGGQLSQFMDQTNPLSEVTHKRRLSALGEGGLVKERAGFEVRDVHPTHYGRICPIETPEGQNIGLINTLATYAKVNDLGFVEAPYKKVVDGKVTDEIVYLTATQEEGLVIAPASAKLDEEGNIVEELLEVRKDGENIMAKREDISLIDLCSGMVAGVAASLIPFLEHDDANRALMGSNMQRQAVPLLHSTAPIVGTGMEAIIARDSWEAIKAKRDGVVEKVDNKNIFILGEDEKGPFIDHYSMEKNLRTNQNTTFSQRPIVRKGDVIKAGQIIADGPSMDGGELAIGKNALIAFMPWHGYNYEDAVVMSEKMIRADEYTSVHVYEKEIEARELKDGVEEITRDIPNIKEEELTHLDDSGIVKIGTHVKPGMILVGKVTPKGEVKPTPEERLLRAIFGEKAGHVVNKSLYATASMEGVVIDVKIFTKKGYEKDPRTNKAYEDEKTELEREHHDRLLMLDREEMLKVVALLSKSALQSDQSLNKKDYKKGDKVRKEELESSNRFTLNSFVKAYSKAVQKEYEELKNHFQNEKRKLKEEHDEKIEILEKDDILPSGVVKLVKVYIATKRKLKVGDKMAGRHGNKGIVSNIVPEVDMPYLPSGQRVDIVLNPLGVPSRMNIGQIMESHLGLVGWRLGEQIAKILEEKTGEWIKTLRAKMIEIAGVSKLMQAKKTLEKISDEDLLKYARDWAKGVRFSAPIFEGIVPEDFKKLFEMAGIDQDGKTELYDGRTGEKIKERVNVGCMYYLKLHHLVDEKVHARSTGPYSLVTQQPVGGKALFGGQRFGEMEVWALEAYGAAYTLREMLTIKSDDVDGRLAAYKALTKGENVPSTGIPETFFVLTNELKSLALDVEIYENGENK, encoded by the coding sequence ATGTTAAACAGCCTATATTCAGGAAATCGTCTTAGGGTGGATTTTTCAAAGGTTCCCAAAGACATCGAAATTCCGAATTTATTACAACTACAAAAGAAAAGTTTTGATCATTTTTTAAATCTTGATAACTCGGATGGAGAAAGCGGCATAGAGAAGGTTTTCAAAGCCATTTTTCCTATCCACGATGCACAGAATAGACTAAGTATCGAGTATGTAAGTAGCGAAATTTCAAAGCCAAAGTATTCGATTAGAGAATGCATGGAAAGAGGGCTTACTTATTCGGTAAATTTAAAGATGAAGCTTCGTCTGCTCGTGCATGAGCGCGATGAAAAGACGGGCAAAAAAATCGGCGTAAAAGAGATCAAAGAACAAGATATATTCATTCGCGACATTCCTCTAATGACCGATAGAATTTCATTTATCATTAACGGCGTCGAGCGTGTCGTTGTAAATCAGCTGCACAGAAGCCCGGGCGTAATCTTCAAAGAGGAAGAGAGTCCAACCGTTCTAAATAAACTCATCTACACCGCTCAAATAATACCTGATCGCGGCAGCTGGCTATACTTCGAATACGACGTAAAAGACGTACTATATGTGCGCATAAATAAAAGGCGCAAGGTCCCGATCACGATCCTATTTCGCGCACTCGGCTACAAAAAACAAGACATCATAAAATTATTTTATCCTATTAAGACGATCTATATTAAAAAAGGAAAATTCCTGACCGATTTCGATCCGAAAGAATACGCGGGCAGGCTCGATTACGACATTATAAACGAAAAGGGCGAAGTGCTTCATCAAGCAAGCAAGCGCCTAACGGTCAAAAAAGCGGAGAAATTAGCAGAGGATGGATTAAAGCTCATCGAGTATCCGGCTGAAATTTTAGCCGAGCGCTACCTAGCCGATGCCATCGTCGATAAAAATAGTGGCGAGGTACTTTTTGATTCGCTAACTGCGCTAGATGAGGGTAAGCTAGCCAAGATCGCTAACACCGAGAAAAAATTTACGATCGCCAATGACCTAGCTAGTGGCGTAGATACTTCAATCATAAATTCCTTCATTCAAGACGCGGACGCGCTTAAGCTCTTACAACAAAGCGAGGGCATAGACGACGAGAACGATCTGGCAGCGATTAGAATTTACAAGGTTATGCGCCCGGGCGAACCGGTGGTAAAAGAAGCGGCAAAGAGCTTCGTAAACGATCTGTTTTTCAACCCTGAGCGCTACGATCTGACCAAAGTCGGTCGTATGAAGATGAATCACAAGCTGGGTATCGAGGCGCCGGAGTACGTAACCGTATTAACCAGCGAGGATATTATCAAGACGGCGAAATATCTAATTAGAGTTAAAAACGGCGACGGCTTCATCGATGATCGCGATAATCTTGGAAACCGCCGCATCCGCTCGATCGGAGAGCTTTTGGCAAACGAGATGCACCTTGGATTTATCAAGGTTCAAAAGGCGATCAAAGATAAATTTACCAGCATTAGCGGAAATTTAGACGAGCTTATGCCGTATGATTTCGTAAACCCTAAAATCATCACCACTACGCTTATGGAATTTTTCACCGGTGGCCAGCTAAGCCAGTTTATGGATCAGACCAATCCGCTTAGCGAGGTCACGCATAAGCGCCGTCTATCCGCGCTGGGCGAGGGCGGTTTAGTTAAAGAGCGCGCGGGCTTTGAAGTGCGCGATGTCCACCCTACGCACTACGGTAGAATTTGCCCTATCGAGACGCCGGAGGGCCAAAACATCGGTCTGATCAATACCCTAGCGACCTATGCAAAGGTGAATGATCTAGGCTTCGTCGAGGCTCCGTATAAAAAGGTCGTAGACGGCAAGGTTACCGACGAGATCGTCTATCTTACCGCTACGCAGGAAGAGGGGCTTGTAATCGCTCCTGCGTCCGCTAAATTGGACGAAGAGGGCAATATCGTAGAGGAGCTTTTGGAGGTCAGAAAAGACGGCGAAAATATCATGGCTAAGCGCGAGGATATTTCGCTAATTGATCTTTGCTCCGGTATGGTCGCGGGCGTAGCGGCGTCGCTGATTCCGTTTTTGGAGCACGACGATGCTAACCGCGCACTTATGGGCTCGAACATGCAGCGTCAAGCCGTGCCGCTTCTACACTCTACCGCCCCTATCGTTGGAACGGGCATGGAGGCGATTATCGCGCGCGATTCGTGGGAAGCTATCAAGGCTAAACGCGACGGCGTCGTAGAAAAGGTCGATAATAAAAACATATTCATTTTGGGCGAAGACGAGAAGGGACCGTTTATCGATCACTACTCGATGGAGAAAAATTTACGCACCAACCAAAACACTACCTTTTCACAGCGCCCGATCGTGCGTAAAGGCGACGTGATAAAGGCGGGTCAAATCATAGCCGACGGTCCTAGCATGGACGGCGGCGAGCTTGCGATTGGCAAAAACGCCCTTATAGCTTTCATGCCGTGGCACGGTTACAATTACGAGGATGCCGTCGTCATGAGCGAAAAGATGATTCGTGCCGACGAATACACCAGCGTGCATGTTTATGAAAAGGAGATCGAGGCTAGAGAGCTAAAAGACGGCGTGGAGGAGATCACGCGCGACATCCCTAATATCAAAGAGGAGGAGCTTACCCACCTCGATGATAGCGGTATCGTAAAGATTGGTACTCACGTAAAGCCGGGCATGATCTTGGTAGGCAAGGTAACTCCGAAGGGCGAGGTCAAACCGACGCCTGAAGAGAGGCTTTTACGTGCGATCTTCGGCGAGAAGGCGGGACATGTGGTAAATAAATCTCTCTACGCTACCGCTTCGATGGAAGGCGTGGTGATCGACGTTAAAATTTTTACCAAAAAGGGCTACGAGAAGGATCCACGCACGAACAAAGCCTATGAGGATGAAAAAACCGAGCTCGAAAGGGAGCATCACGACAGGCTTTTGATGCTCGATCGCGAGGAGATGCTAAAGGTAGTAGCGCTACTTTCTAAAAGCGCTTTGCAAAGCGATCAAAGCCTAAATAAAAAAGATTATAAAAAGGGCGATAAGGTTAGAAAAGAGGAACTTGAAAGCTCCAACCGCTTTACGTTAAATTCCTTCGTCAAGGCTTATTCTAAAGCTGTTCAGAAGGAATACGAGGAGCTAAAAAATCACTTCCAAAACGAAAAGCGCAAACTCAAAGAGGAGCATGACGAAAAAATCGAAATTTTAGAAAAAGACGATATTTTGCCAAGCGGCGTCGTTAAGCTCGTAAAGGTCTATATCGCTACTAAGCGCAAGCTAAAAGTGGGCGATAAGATGGCGGGCCGCCACGGAAATAAGGGCATCGTTTCAAATATCGTTCCTGAGGTCGATATGCCGTATCTGCCTAGCGGACAGCGCGTGGATATCGTGCTAAATCCTCTCGGCGTTCCAAGTCGTATGAATATCGGTCAGATAATGGAAAGCCACTTAGGTCTTGTAGGCTGGCGCTTAGGCGAGCAGATCGCTAAAATTTTAGAGGAGAAAACGGGCGAATGGATAAAAACCCTTCGCGCCAAAATGATTGAGATCGCAGGCGTTTCCAAACTAATGCAGGCTAAAAAAACGCTTGAAAAGATCAGCGACGAAGATCTTTTGAAATACGCTAGAGACTGGGCTAAGGGCGTTAGATTTTCCGCTCCGATATTTGAGGGTATCGTGCCGGAGGATTTCAAAAAGCTATTTGAAATGGCGGGCATCGATCAGGACGGCAAGACCGAGCTTTACGATGGTCGCACCGGCGAAAAGATCAAAGAGCGCGTAAACGTGGGCTGCATGTATTATCTCAAGCTGCACCACCTAGTCGACGAAAAGGTTCACGCAAGAAGCACCGGTCCTTACAGCCTAGTTACGCAGCAGCCGGTCGGCGGCAAGGCGCTATTCGGCGGTCAAAGATTCGGCGAGATGGAAGTTTGGGCTCTGGAGGCATACGGCGCTGCATACACGCTTCGCGAGATGCTAACGATCAAATCCGACGACGTCGACGGACGCTTGGCTGCGTATAAGGCGCTGACAAAAGGCGAAAACGTTCCGTCTACCGGAATTCCTGAGACATTTTTTGTTTTAACTAACGAGCTTAAATCGCTTGCTCTAGACGTTGAAATTTACGAGAATGGAGAGAACAAATGA